The genomic DNA TACGGGCACAATGCCATGGTCGCCTGGCGGGTGCCGGCAGAGCGCACCGACGAGGTGGGCGGCATCTTCGCCGCGCGGCCCGAGATATCCCATTGCTACGTCCGGCGCACCTATCCGGAGTGGACCTACAACGTCTACACCATGATCCACGGCGAGCGGCCCGGCCATACCGACGAGGTGGTGGCCGAGCTGGAAAAGACCGTGGGCATAGACGACCATTGTACCCTCCGGTCGCTCAAGGAACTCAAAAAGACCTCCATGGTCTATTTCAAATAGGAAGCACGACATGGATTCGAAATCGCTTTACGCCAAGGCGCTGACCCTCATGCCCGGCGGCGTCAACTCGCCGCTGAGGGCCTGCAAATACGTCAATTCCGAGCCGGTCTTCATCGCCGACGCCAAGGGGGCGCACCTCTTTGACGTGGAAGGCCGCGAGTACATCGACTACGTCTTTTCCTGGGGGCCCATGCTGCTCGGGCACCAGGACCCGGCCGTGAACGCCGCTGCCCACGAGGCCGTGGATCACGGCTCCAGCTACGGCGCGCCCTGCCTGGGCGAAGTCCTGCTGGCCGAGGAGATCAACAAGCTCATCCCGTCCATGGAGATGATGCGCATGGTCTCCTCCGGCACAGAAGCGACCATGTCCGCCCTGCGGCTGGCGCGCGGCTACACCGGCCGCAACAAGTTCGTGAAGTTCATCGGCAACTACCACGGCCACGCCGACGCCTTTCTGGCGGCGGCCGGTTCCGCCGCAGGCACCGTGCCCGGCACCCCCGGCGTGCCCGAGGCGGTCATCAGCCATACTCTGCTGGCCCAGTACAACGACCTGGACGCCGTGCGTAAGCTTTTCGAGGAGTCCGGCGACGATATAGCCTGCGTCATCGTGGAGCCGTGCGCGGGCAACATGGGCCTGGTGCTGCCGAAACCCGGCTTCCTCCAGGGATTGCGCGACCTGTGCACCGAGTACGGCGCTGTGCTGATTTTCGACGAGGTCATCACCGGCTTCAGGCTTGCCCCCGGCGGAGCCCAGGAGCGGTACGGCATCACCCCGGACCTGACCACGTTGGGCAAGATCATCGGCGGCGGGTTCCCGGTGGGCTGCTACGGCGGCAAGCGCGAGATCATGGAGCACATGGCCCCGGTGGGCGGCGTGTTCCAGGCGGGCACCCTGTCCGGCAACCCCGTGGCCATGGCCGCCGGTCTGGCCACCCTGAAACGGTTGCAGGAGTGCGACTACGAGGCCCTGGAGGCCAAGACCAAGGCGCTGACCAGCGAGCTGGCCGCCATCGTCGAGTCCAAGGGCAAGCCTGTTTACGTGGCCCAGGCCGGTTCGGCCTTTACCATGTATTTTTCGGACAAGCCCGTGACCAACATGGTCGAGTCGGGCCAGTGCGACGGCGACGCCTATGCGGCCTACTGGCAGCAGATGATGTCCCGGGGCGTCTATCTGGCCCCGGCGGGCTTTGAATGCGCCTTCACATCCTTCGCCCATTCGGATGAGGATTTCGAGAAGACGCTGGCCGCAGCCCGCGCCGTGACGTTCTAAATCGCGTCGAAACCGTTTATACGATCGGGCCGGGAACCCCTTCGGGGACCGGCCCGTTTTCCGTTGGTTCGCGCCGAAAAATAAAAAACACCCCACTATGTATCGTTTTTTTCTTCCCCCAGTTGAAGGTTGCTGATAAATGAAACGAATGCCAGCAAAAAAAATAGCCGTATACGCACTGACCTCCCAGGGATTGGCGGTGGGCAGGCTCTTGGCCGCCCGACTGCATGGAACGCTCTATGCTTCCAAACCGTTGGAAGCGGAGGGCGCCATTCCCTTCGAATCCCTCAAGCACCTCGTCTCGGCCACCTTCAATGCCTTTGACGGGCACGTCTTCGTGGCGGCCGCGGGTATTGTTGTCCGATGCATCGCGCCTCATCTCCAGAGCAAGGAGACCGATCCGGCCGTCGTCTGCATGGACCAGGGCGGGCTGTTCGCCATCAGTCTGTTGTCCGGCCATCTCGGCGGGGCCAACGAGCTCGCCGACAGGTGCGCGCGGACCATGGGCGCGCAGTCGGTCATCACCACAGCCACGGATTCGGCGGGCGTGCTGTCCATCGACAGTCTGGCCATGGCCAAGGGGTTGGCCATCGGCACCATCGGCAAGGTCAAGGACGTGAACATGGCCCTGCTTGAGAACCGGATCGTCCAGGTCTACGACCCCGAGGATTGGCTCGGGCTGGCCTGGCACGCGGGATTCGAAGGCCGGGCCGGATACGAGGACTGGAACGAGTCGAGCCCCGGAATCTGGGTTTCGTGGCACAACGACGCCCCGGAGGGGAGCCTGGCCCTGCACCCGAGGATGCTGCATCTTGGCATCGGCTGCCGCCGGGACATCACCACCTACGAGATTCTCGACCACGTGCACATGGTCTTCAAGAAACACGGCCTGGCCATGGATTCCATCGCCTCAGTGGGGTCGGTGGAGGCCAAGCGCAACGAGGCGGGACTGCTTGAGGCCGCCGAAGAGTTCGGCGTGGACCCCGTTTTTTACACCACGGCTCAGCTTGCCGCCGTGGATGCGCCCACGCCTTCGGATCGCGTCCAGCAGCACATGGGCGTGCCGAGCGTGGCCGAGGCATCCGCCATGCTCGCCTCCCACGGCGGGCAGCTCCTCGTCAGCAAGGAGAAGACATCAACCGTGACGTTGGCCGTGGCCAGGAGCAACCGTGCTTAAGGCCGTAAGCTTGGGGCCGGGCGACGAGTCCCTTCTTACGCCGGCGGCGCGCGCGGCCATCGGCGAGGCCGATGTCGTGGCCGGATATAAGGGGTACATCGAGCTGGTCCCGGAAGAATTGTTGCAGGACAAGATCGTGGTCTCCACGGGCATGATGGGCGAGGTGGACCGCGTCCGGCAGGCCGTGGAACATGCCCGCGAGGGCCGGAAGACGGTCATGGTCTGCTCCGGTGACGCAGGTATCTACGCCATGGCAGGTCTGCTTCTGGAGGTCCTTGAGAGCGAAGGGCTTCTTGAGGCGGTGCCCTTTGAGGTCGTTCCGGGCGTGGCCGCCTTCAACGCGGCGGCCGCATTGCTTGGCGCGCCGCTCATGCATGATTTCGCCTCCATCAGCCTGAGCGACCTGCTGACTCCCTGGGAGCGCATCCAGCAGAGGCTTCAGGCCGCCGCCAGCGCGGATTTCGTCATAGCCATCTACAACCCCCGCTCCAAGAAGCGCAGCGGCCATCTGCGCGAAGCCCTGGAGATCATTGGCCGGTTTCGCAGGCCGGAGACGCCGGTGGGCATCGTGCGCAAGGCGTACCGCCCCGGCCAGATGGTCGAAGCCGTCCGGCTCGACGGCGTGGATGTGGAAAAGGTGGATATGCAGACTGTCCTCGTCGTGGGCAACTCCGCCACCCGGCTGGTTGGCGGACGGATGCTCACGCCGCGCGGGTATCACCGCAAATACGCACTCTGATGCGGTAAATCAAAGTGGAAATCCCCCTTGCGTTCAATGTCCTTTATCGGGTAAAAGCAAGGGTCTACGATGGCAGCCCCCTTCTTGACAGGGGGTGGATACTTATTTATCCCGCATAGTAGAGAGTGTGACTGTTTATCTTTTATGCAACAGGAGGAACTAGGTAAATGAAGAAGTCTCTCATCATCAGCTTGATGGTGGCCGCCCTGGTTTGTGTCTTCTGCCTGCCCGTGGTCATCGCTGCCAACGCGCCCGCAGACACCATCACCATCGAGGTCCCCGCCGGCGCCAAGGCGACCAAAACGCCCGTGACCTTCCCGCACAAGAAACACGTGGACGGCGGCATCGACTGTCTGGTCTGCCACCACAAGTCCGCCACCCCTGACGAAGCCAAGAGCTGTGCCGCCGAAGGCTGTCATGTGGATGCCAGCAAGGCCGCCAAGAAGGAGCCCACCGGCTTCTACTCCGCCTTCCATAGCAAGAAGGCCGACGCTTCCTGCCTGGCCTGCCACAAGAAGGAAAAGAAGGCCGGCAAGGCCGTTCCGGTCAGCTGCA from Pseudodesulfovibrio thermohalotolerans includes the following:
- a CDS encoding cobalt-precorrin 5A hydrolase — encoded protein: MKRMPAKKIAVYALTSQGLAVGRLLAARLHGTLYASKPLEAEGAIPFESLKHLVSATFNAFDGHVFVAAAGIVVRCIAPHLQSKETDPAVVCMDQGGLFAISLLSGHLGGANELADRCARTMGAQSVITTATDSAGVLSIDSLAMAKGLAIGTIGKVKDVNMALLENRIVQVYDPEDWLGLAWHAGFEGRAGYEDWNESSPGIWVSWHNDAPEGSLALHPRMLHLGIGCRRDITTYEILDHVHMVFKKHGLAMDSIASVGSVEAKRNEAGLLEAAEEFGVDPVFYTTAQLAAVDAPTPSDRVQQHMGVPSVAEASAMLASHGGQLLVSKEKTSTVTLAVARSNRA
- the cobJ gene encoding precorrin-3B C(17)-methyltransferase encodes the protein MLKAVSLGPGDESLLTPAARAAIGEADVVAGYKGYIELVPEELLQDKIVVSTGMMGEVDRVRQAVEHAREGRKTVMVCSGDAGIYAMAGLLLEVLESEGLLEAVPFEVVPGVAAFNAAAALLGAPLMHDFASISLSDLLTPWERIQQRLQAAASADFVIAIYNPRSKKRSGHLREALEIIGRFRRPETPVGIVRKAYRPGQMVEAVRLDGVDVEKVDMQTVLVVGNSATRLVGGRMLTPRGYHRKYAL
- the hemL gene encoding glutamate-1-semialdehyde 2,1-aminomutase, whose product is MDSKSLYAKALTLMPGGVNSPLRACKYVNSEPVFIADAKGAHLFDVEGREYIDYVFSWGPMLLGHQDPAVNAAAHEAVDHGSSYGAPCLGEVLLAEEINKLIPSMEMMRMVSSGTEATMSALRLARGYTGRNKFVKFIGNYHGHADAFLAAAGSAAGTVPGTPGVPEAVISHTLLAQYNDLDAVRKLFEESGDDIACVIVEPCAGNMGLVLPKPGFLQGLRDLCTEYGAVLIFDEVITGFRLAPGGAQERYGITPDLTTLGKIIGGGFPVGCYGGKREIMEHMAPVGGVFQAGTLSGNPVAMAAGLATLKRLQECDYEALEAKTKALTSELAAIVESKGKPVYVAQAGSAFTMYFSDKPVTNMVESGQCDGDAYAAYWQQMMSRGVYLAPAGFECAFTSFAHSDEDFEKTLAAARAVTF
- a CDS encoding cytochrome c3 family protein translates to MKKSLIISLMVAALVCVFCLPVVIAANAPADTITIEVPAGAKATKTPVTFPHKKHVDGGIDCLVCHHKSATPDEAKSCAAEGCHVDASKAAKKEPTGFYSAFHSKKADASCLACHKKEKKAGKAVPVSCKECHPK
- the ahbB gene encoding siroheme decarboxylase subunit beta is translated as MAIQFTETEERILALAGGDLPDTERPFKTIADAVGVTEQEVIDLIGDLKDRKIIRRFGATLRHQKAGYGHNAMVAWRVPAERTDEVGGIFAARPEISHCYVRRTYPEWTYNVYTMIHGERPGHTDEVVAELEKTVGIDDHCTLRSLKELKKTSMVYFK